In Cloacibacterium caeni, a single window of DNA contains:
- a CDS encoding DUF4932 domain-containing protein, whose translation MVLKKKILGLCVFFASVFGFSQEKLIPKVDERVEAVSIVFRLAGAEEYSRNENKKYAEDIRTYFESFKNSEIIEFIKENRNQNGLGYDAVMSMATHISFEKNKFKLITEKENTLDKRWAKVDIKKFVSLLNEFYKKTNFQNFFNNHAEDYAKAEKEYQKVVLSDFNQNWYPKFYGKTPNEEYKIILGFGNGGGNYGIKVNPKNGKTIVNAIVGVWDFDENGEAKFDKNEFQTLLIHEFNHSFVNYILEMKDYQAQLENSAEKIYKLVEKDMKSQAYGNWETMINESLVRASVIRYMIDNNYSQKEINEEILIQRGRKFLWIKELVDLLGNYEQNRQKYPTLESFYPEIIAFYKNLEPNLKTLIDKQPKVVSVSPDIWDKEDVDASITEITVNFSTKLSSERMNVKIGKLGMEHFPLKQSLGFENENKSIKFKVELKPNTEYEFVLGNRFRDLAGFPLEETTIKFKTK comes from the coding sequence GTTTTTTTTGCTTCTGTTTTTGGTTTTTCACAAGAAAAATTAATTCCTAAAGTGGATGAAAGAGTAGAAGCGGTAAGTATCGTTTTTAGATTGGCAGGCGCAGAAGAATACAGCAGAAATGAAAATAAAAAATATGCAGAAGACATCAGAACTTATTTTGAATCTTTTAAAAATTCAGAAATTATAGAATTTATTAAAGAAAATAGAAACCAAAATGGTTTGGGATATGATGCCGTAATGTCTATGGCGACTCATATTTCTTTTGAAAAAAATAAATTCAAGTTGATAACAGAAAAAGAAAATACTTTAGACAAAAGATGGGCAAAAGTAGATATTAAGAAGTTTGTATCTCTGTTGAATGAATTCTATAAAAAAACAAATTTTCAGAATTTTTTTAACAATCACGCTGAGGATTATGCTAAAGCAGAAAAAGAATATCAGAAAGTTGTTTTGAGTGATTTTAACCAAAATTGGTATCCTAAATTCTATGGAAAAACGCCTAATGAAGAGTATAAAATTATTTTAGGCTTTGGAAACGGTGGCGGAAACTATGGCATAAAAGTAAATCCTAAAAATGGCAAAACTATCGTAAATGCAATAGTTGGAGTTTGGGATTTTGATGAAAACGGAGAGGCAAAATTCGACAAAAATGAGTTTCAAACATTGTTAATTCACGAGTTTAATCATTCTTTCGTCAATTATATTTTAGAGATGAAAGATTATCAGGCTCAACTGGAAAATTCTGCTGAAAAAATCTACAAATTGGTTGAAAAAGACATGAAATCTCAAGCTTACGGAAACTGGGAAACCATGATTAACGAAAGTTTGGTAAGAGCTTCTGTCATTCGATATATGATAGATAATAATTATTCTCAAAAAGAAATTAATGAAGAAATTTTGATACAAAGAGGTCGCAAATTTCTTTGGATTAAAGAATTGGTAGATTTGCTTGGAAACTACGAACAAAACAGACAAAAATATCCAACTTTAGAGAGCTTTTATCCAGAAATTATAGCGTTTTACAAAAATTTAGAACCTAATTTGAAAACTTTAATTGACAAACAACCGAAAGTAGTTTCGGTATCGCCAGACATTTGGGATAAAGAAGATGTAGATGCAAGTATTACAGAAATTACCGTCAATTTTAGTACAAAACTTTCTTCGGAAAGAATGAATGTGAAAATTGGTAAATTGGGAATGGAGCATTTTCCGTTGAAGCAAAGTTTAGGTTTTGAGAATGAAAATAAATCGATAAAATTTAAAGTAGAACTAAAACCAAATACAGAATATGAATTTGTTCTCGGAAACAGATTTAGAGACCTAGCAGGATTTCCACTTGAAGAAACCACAATAAAATTCAAAACAAAATAA
- a CDS encoding GIN domain-containing protein, protein MKNILKLFIGAMMLQSCIIIRTDRDGVYRNYDNSEKVQDFAGKPIESRDFEVKKFSEIKANSAMKVYIKKAPQQKVVVSSNAINYIVVSSENGILKVEYNNQNNSINNVNAEVTVYTPDFERLSASSAGQIFINDDFQLNKLKINLDSAGKVTGNIFAEKLFVNISSAAFLESKVQSKIIEIDASSASKVNLSGSTEEIKINANSVAKINLENLKYKNIQQESSSLAKIYVK, encoded by the coding sequence ATGAAAAATATTTTAAAATTATTCATCGGAGCGATGATGCTACAATCTTGCATCATTATAAGAACAGATAGAGATGGCGTTTACAGAAATTATGATAACTCAGAAAAAGTACAAGATTTTGCAGGAAAACCAATCGAAAGCAGAGATTTTGAGGTGAAAAAATTCTCAGAAATTAAAGCGAATTCTGCTATGAAAGTTTACATAAAAAAAGCACCTCAACAAAAAGTTGTGGTAAGTTCTAACGCAATTAATTACATCGTAGTTTCGTCTGAAAACGGAATTTTAAAAGTAGAATATAACAATCAAAATAATTCTATAAACAATGTAAATGCAGAAGTTACGGTTTATACGCCAGATTTTGAGAGACTTTCGGCTTCTAGTGCCGGACAAATTTTTATTAATGATGATTTTCAATTGAATAAACTAAAAATAAACCTCGACAGTGCAGGAAAAGTGACGGGAAATATTTTTGCAGAAAAATTATTTGTAAATATTTCTAGTGCAGCATTTTTAGAGTCTAAAGTTCAATCTAAAATCATTGAAATTGATGCGAGTTCTGCTTCTAAAGTTAATCTGAGCGGAAGTACGGAAGAAATTAAAATAAATGCTAATAGCGTTGCAAAAATTAATCTTGAAAATTTGAAATACAAAAATATTCAGCAAGAAAGCAGTTCTTTAGCGAAAATTTATGTGAAATAA
- a CDS encoding ABC transporter ATP-binding protein has protein sequence MITTSNLSKIYKTEDVQTTALNKVSLNIKPGEFVAIMGPSGCGKSTLLNILGLLDAASEGSYLFETTETVGTSEKKKSDIRKKNIGFIFQNFNLIDELTVYENIELPLIYNGVSSSERKKRVEEIMEKINIAHRAKHYPQQLSGGQQQRAAVARALVTRPKLILADEPTGNLDSSNGNEVMNLLAELHREGSTIVMVTHSSYDAGFASRIVNMKDGEIYSEEHATQRKDAFEKADAKDFE, from the coding sequence ATGATTACAACAAGCAATTTATCAAAAATCTATAAAACAGAAGACGTACAAACTACAGCGCTTAACAAAGTGAGCCTCAATATAAAACCTGGAGAATTTGTAGCAATAATGGGACCTTCGGGCTGCGGAAAATCTACTTTGCTGAATATTCTCGGGCTTTTGGATGCGGCTTCAGAAGGTTCTTATCTTTTTGAAACTACAGAAACTGTAGGAACTTCTGAGAAGAAAAAATCTGACATCAGAAAGAAAAATATTGGGTTTATTTTTCAGAATTTTAATTTGATTGATGAACTAACAGTTTACGAAAACATAGAACTTCCATTAATCTACAACGGTGTTTCTTCCTCAGAAAGAAAAAAACGTGTAGAAGAAATTATGGAGAAAATTAACATTGCACATCGTGCAAAACATTATCCACAGCAACTTTCAGGTGGTCAACAGCAACGTGCTGCTGTTGCCAGAGCTTTGGTAACGAGACCAAAATTGATTCTTGCCGACGAACCAACAGGAAATCTTGATAGTTCTAACGGAAACGAAGTAATGAATCTTTTGGCAGAACTTCACCGCGAAGGTTCTACCATCGTAATGGTAACACACTCTTCTTATGATGCTGGTTTTGCATCCAGAATTGTGAATATGAAAGATGGCGAAATCTACAGTGAAGAACACGCAACCCAAAGAAAAGATGCTTTCGAAAAAGCTGATGCTAAGGATTTTGAATAA
- a CDS encoding ABC transporter permease: MLQNWLKIAFINYKKNWLSTFINLFGLTVGLTGFMLILMHWNDEESYEKWNPKKDNIYYFQTYNKKENTYGAAISVPLAENAKKRISEVEDFVLMTNTGSAYKMTTKYKSVYQENGFAFSENFFNFFPFKLISGSYKNALKNDTDIIISKQTALNLFGKTDVIGETIKINTTNFIVTAVYELPEGNTQINPNFVIKPADQLKNDKEQWGNFNYGCFFMLKKGADPRSFEKKFLDIIMLRAKLQSKGSGITPQQYIDMYGPTDSLLTPLDKIKLHAKSTWFGMPDFKTLLILFTLSVLIVILSAINFINLKTAQSSQRAKEVGVRKAIGSSKTSLIFQFLLETFIICIMSYFLSLVLTEILLPSFNKFFNKEITMNDWRIYFYSLLMVLLVTLISGIIPAIYLSNFKAIETLKGNFSRSKHGIWLRNGILSIQLVISSFFIIGGLIVHSQVKYMMNKDLGYDGKQVYQINFNEYGQKPWLKYERLKAEMAKISGVESISYSEAPPGTNSFSSSNMDYMDTSIQAQHGSMDYDYPQFIGAKLLKGRWLNPKLASDTINTVLVNEAFVRKFGWTNDQAIKREIKPGFDYKPYKIVGIVKDFNIRSLKSEVEPIIFFHYRETEWKRYNMDNIQVKIKANDIDGTINRLKDYWTSKVEQGYPFNGYFINKQFAKSFEKYQKQQTLFTILNAMVLMVALLGLFALSSLMIEQKLKDVAIRKTLGASESTLVFGLTKQFLWISAMAVFVSIPISFYLMNEWLKDFAYRIDMPVFPYIFSLVILLLLTFAVVSIKAYRATKVNLVKYLKYE; the protein is encoded by the coding sequence ATGTTACAAAACTGGCTCAAAATAGCATTTATCAATTATAAAAAGAACTGGCTTTCTACGTTTATCAATTTATTTGGATTAACGGTAGGTTTAACTGGTTTTATGCTCATTCTCATGCATTGGAATGACGAAGAATCTTACGAAAAATGGAATCCCAAAAAGGATAATATCTACTATTTTCAAACGTATAATAAAAAGGAAAATACTTATGGAGCTGCTATTTCTGTTCCGTTAGCAGAAAATGCAAAGAAAAGAATCTCAGAAGTTGAGGATTTTGTTTTAATGACGAATACAGGGAGTGCTTACAAGATGACGACTAAGTATAAATCTGTTTACCAAGAAAATGGTTTTGCTTTTTCGGAGAACTTTTTTAATTTTTTTCCTTTCAAACTAATTTCTGGAAGTTATAAAAATGCTTTGAAAAATGATACTGATATTATTATTTCAAAACAAACAGCACTGAATCTTTTTGGCAAAACAGATGTGATAGGAGAAACCATCAAAATTAACACCACTAATTTTATTGTAACCGCAGTTTACGAATTACCAGAAGGAAATACCCAGATAAACCCAAATTTTGTTATAAAACCAGCCGACCAATTAAAAAATGATAAAGAACAATGGGGGAATTTCAATTATGGTTGTTTTTTTATGTTGAAAAAAGGTGCAGATCCTAGAAGTTTTGAGAAAAAATTTCTAGATATTATTATGCTCAGAGCAAAGTTGCAATCTAAAGGTTCTGGCATTACACCTCAGCAATATATTGACATGTATGGTCCTACAGATTCTTTGCTTACGCCTTTAGATAAAATAAAATTGCATGCAAAATCTACTTGGTTTGGAATGCCAGATTTCAAAACGTTATTAATTCTGTTTACACTTTCAGTTTTAATTGTGATTTTATCTGCCATTAATTTCATAAATCTGAAAACCGCTCAATCTTCACAAAGAGCAAAAGAAGTGGGTGTAAGAAAAGCCATTGGAAGCAGTAAAACTTCTTTAATTTTTCAATTTTTACTAGAAACATTTATCATTTGTATCATGTCGTATTTTCTTTCACTCGTTTTAACGGAAATTTTGTTGCCAAGTTTCAACAAATTCTTTAACAAAGAAATTACAATGAACGATTGGCGAATTTACTTCTATTCTTTATTGATGGTTTTGTTAGTGACTTTAATTTCTGGGATTATTCCTGCAATTTATTTGTCAAATTTCAAAGCAATTGAAACTTTGAAAGGCAATTTTTCGAGAAGCAAACATGGGATTTGGCTTAGAAACGGAATTCTTTCTATTCAATTGGTTATTTCATCTTTTTTCATTATTGGTGGTTTAATTGTTCATAGCCAAGTGAAATATATGATGAATAAAGATTTGGGTTATGACGGCAAACAAGTTTATCAAATTAATTTTAATGAATACGGACAAAAACCTTGGCTAAAATATGAAAGATTAAAAGCGGAAATGGCAAAAATTTCTGGTGTTGAAAGCATTTCTTATTCCGAAGCGCCTCCAGGAACAAATAGTTTCAGTAGTTCTAATATGGATTATATGGATACAAGCATCCAAGCGCAACACGGTTCTATGGATTATGATTATCCTCAGTTTATTGGAGCTAAGCTTCTAAAAGGACGTTGGCTAAATCCGAAATTGGCATCAGATACTATTAATACAGTTTTAGTAAACGAAGCTTTTGTGAGAAAATTTGGTTGGACAAACGACCAAGCTATCAAGAGAGAAATTAAACCAGGTTTTGATTATAAACCATATAAAATTGTAGGAATTGTAAAAGATTTCAACATCCGAAGTTTGAAAAGCGAAGTAGAACCTATAATTTTTTTCCACTACAGAGAAACAGAATGGAAACGTTATAATATGGATAATATTCAGGTTAAAATAAAAGCAAATGATATTGACGGAACGATAAACAGACTTAAAGATTATTGGACAAGCAAAGTAGAACAAGGCTATCCTTTTAATGGTTATTTTATCAATAAACAATTTGCAAAATCTTTTGAGAAATACCAAAAACAACAAACACTTTTTACGATTCTCAATGCCATGGTTTTAATGGTGGCATTGTTAGGATTATTTGCTTTGTCATCATTAATGATTGAACAAAAATTGAAAGACGTAGCCATCAGAAAAACCTTGGGAGCTTCGGAAAGTACATTGGTTTTTGGACTTACCAAACAATTCTTGTGGATTTCAGCAATGGCAGTTTTCGTAAGCATTCCGATAAGTTTTTATCTAATGAACGAATGGCTGAAAGATTTCGCTTACCGAATAGATATGCCAGTT